A region of Nostoc sp. 'Peltigera membranacea cyanobiont' N6 DNA encodes the following proteins:
- a CDS encoding biotin--[acetyl-CoA-carboxylase] ligase, protein MGFNLQNLETALKAGQKSNTYLPFSLHFFESVSSTNQTLWNLLNQGAISGTVVIAGVQSAGRGQWGREWISPVGGLYLSVATSFDHKPFDQKIEATDSYQLTFATAWGIASQLRQRGINVGIKWPNDLVLNGRKLGGILTETKVNKGQITQAVIGVGINWTNPVPETGINLESWQALQDFRPISCLEMLTSTVLLGIESGMECLWQEGVNILLSRYLDLLTNMGDRVYVNNLSGTVVGVTPQGNLRVDLETHDTKELITPEIYIQPGTISLGYHKSSV, encoded by the coding sequence GTGGGATTTAATCTGCAAAACTTGGAAACAGCCTTGAAAGCAGGGCAAAAGTCTAATACATATTTACCATTTTCCCTTCATTTTTTTGAAAGCGTCTCCTCAACAAACCAAACCCTCTGGAACTTACTCAACCAAGGGGCGATTTCAGGAACAGTAGTCATCGCAGGTGTACAATCTGCTGGGCGCGGACAATGGGGACGCGAGTGGATTTCTCCAGTTGGGGGATTGTATCTTTCCGTGGCAACTTCTTTCGACCATAAACCTTTTGACCAAAAAATAGAGGCTACTGACAGCTACCAGCTAACTTTCGCCACTGCTTGGGGAATTGCGTCTCAATTGCGCCAGCGCGGTATAAATGTTGGCATAAAATGGCCCAATGATTTAGTTTTAAATGGTCGCAAACTAGGCGGCATTTTGACAGAAACCAAAGTAAACAAAGGACAAATCACTCAAGCAGTAATTGGTGTTGGTATTAACTGGACAAATCCAGTACCCGAAACTGGAATCAATTTGGAATCGTGGCAAGCTTTGCAAGATTTCAGACCAATTTCTTGTCTGGAAATGCTCACCTCTACCGTCTTGCTGGGAATTGAATCCGGTATGGAGTGCCTTTGGCAAGAAGGAGTAAACATACTCTTGTCTCGCTATCTAGATTTGCTTACAAACATGGGCGATCGGGTGTATGTCAATAATCTTTCAGGTACAGTAGTTGGAGTGACTCCTCAAGGAAATTTACGAGTTGATTTAGAAACACATGATACAAAGGAACTAATTACACCGGAAATTTATATTCAACCCGGTACAATCAGTTTGGGGTACCATAAATCTTCCGTTTAA
- the pgeF gene encoding peptidoglycan editing factor PgeF, producing MHTWHWRNSEGLPFLTCSILEHWHHGFFTQQFWPRSPQVITEVLQPEASVYRLKQVHGNTVLTPQEVESFLSSADEDLASADGLISEQPLQAVWVASADCTPVLIGDVKTGQVAALHAGWRGTAQKIVPQAIARLQSQGSKLDDLRIALGPAIAGEVYQVSIEVAAEIGASIISHNEEQKIIQALHELPNSPLLEDPDPGKVKLDVRRVNTLQLENMGISAEQIAIAPYCTFQTPEHFFSYRREKEKKIQWSGIVSGKTNQ from the coding sequence ATGCACACTTGGCACTGGCGCAATTCGGAAGGACTGCCTTTTTTAACTTGTAGTATTCTGGAACATTGGCATCACGGCTTCTTTACCCAGCAGTTTTGGCCGCGATCGCCACAAGTTATCACAGAAGTATTGCAACCAGAGGCATCAGTCTATCGCTTAAAGCAGGTTCATGGCAATACTGTTCTCACTCCCCAAGAAGTTGAAAGCTTCTTAAGCTCTGCTGACGAGGATTTAGCATCGGCGGATGGTTTAATCAGCGAGCAGCCTCTACAAGCTGTTTGGGTAGCTAGCGCAGATTGTACACCCGTGCTAATTGGGGATGTGAAAACTGGACAAGTAGCAGCATTACACGCTGGTTGGCGGGGGACTGCTCAAAAAATTGTGCCCCAAGCGATCGCTCGGCTACAATCTCAAGGCAGTAAACTTGATGATTTACGCATTGCACTAGGCCCGGCGATCGCTGGTGAGGTTTACCAAGTCTCCATCGAAGTGGCTGCCGAAATTGGGGCTAGTATTATATCACATAATGAAGAACAAAAAATAATTCAAGCATTGCATGAATTACCAAATTCACCTTTACTAGAAGATCCTGATCCAGGAAAAGTAAAGTTGGATGTGCGGCGAGTGAATACCTTACAACTGGAAAATATGGGGATTAGTGCAGAACAAATTGCGATCGCACCTTATTGTACTTTCCAAACTCCAGAGCATTTCTTTTCTTACCGCCGGGAGAAAGAGAAAAAAATTCAATGGTCAGGGATTGTTAGCGGTAAAACGAATCAGTAG
- the csaB gene encoding polysaccharide pyruvyl transferase CsaB: MRALLSGYYGKGNGGDEALLATLLQMLPSHVTPVVLSGNPEETRDRYNVETCDRMAPLPVLQALRSGDALIWGGGSLIQDVTSTISPFYYGGLMALAQKMGLKTVAWAQGIGPLVRPQTRWLAKQTFGNCTKISVRDRASAALLSDWQIPCIIAPDPVWALESKPVPGLWDLPAPRVAVTLRSHPQLTETRLANLTRALVDFQKATQAFILLLPFQKSEDLSIAEAIQPHLKDVSQILCLSDPQLLKGVFRGVEMAIGMRLHSLIMAASEGCRCFALSYDPKVNRLMEDLEMPGWDLASLPDDPNLISLTWMEHYANGEPLSSEKIQSLVDGALMHRDVLSEALVSVP; encoded by the coding sequence ATGCGGGCGTTATTGTCTGGATATTACGGTAAAGGTAATGGTGGTGACGAGGCTTTGTTGGCGACGCTTTTGCAAATGTTACCATCTCACGTAACACCTGTGGTACTTTCGGGTAATCCAGAGGAAACTCGCGATCGCTATAATGTAGAAACTTGCGATCGCATGGCTCCTTTACCTGTACTGCAAGCTTTACGCTCTGGCGATGCTTTGATTTGGGGCGGCGGGAGTCTTATTCAGGATGTTACCAGTACTATCAGCCCATTTTATTATGGGGGACTGATGGCATTAGCTCAGAAAATGGGTTTGAAAACTGTTGCTTGGGCGCAAGGTATTGGCCCCTTAGTGCGTCCGCAAACTCGTTGGTTGGCAAAGCAAACCTTTGGTAATTGTACCAAAATTAGTGTCCGCGATCGCGCCAGTGCTGCTTTATTATCTGATTGGCAAATCCCTTGTATTATAGCTCCTGACCCGGTTTGGGCGTTGGAATCTAAACCAGTCCCAGGACTTTGGGATTTACCTGCGCCGAGAGTTGCGGTAACGTTGCGATCGCATCCCCAACTTACAGAAACACGTCTGGCAAACTTAACTCGCGCTTTGGTTGACTTTCAAAAAGCTACACAGGCTTTTATTTTACTACTACCGTTTCAAAAAAGTGAAGATTTAAGTATTGCCGAAGCCATTCAACCACATCTTAAAGATGTCAGCCAGATTTTGTGTCTGTCAGATCCGCAACTTTTAAAAGGTGTGTTTCGCGGCGTAGAAATGGCAATTGGGATGCGCCTACACAGCTTGATTATGGCTGCATCTGAAGGTTGTCGCTGCTTCGCTCTCAGTTACGATCCCAAAGTAAATCGTCTCATGGAAGACTTAGAAATGCCTGGATGGGATTTAGCAAGTTTACCCGACGATCCCAATTTGATTAGTTTGACTTGGATGGAGCATTATGCCAATGGTGAGCCGTTATCATCAGAGAAAATTCAATCTTTGGTGGATGGTGCATTAATGCATCGTGATGTTTTGAGTGAAGCCTTAGTTTCTGTACCCTAA
- a CDS encoding DUF2499 domain-containing protein, protein MHALSIPTWIIHISSVIEWIVAIWLIWTYGELTNNRNWWGLSLAMLPALVSAMCACTWHYFDNAQSLEWLVTLQATMTLVGNFTLWAAAFLIWRSTKSPDTVEPKPIKSEP, encoded by the coding sequence ATGCACGCCCTATCGATTCCCACCTGGATTATTCATATTTCTAGCGTTATTGAGTGGATTGTCGCCATTTGGTTAATCTGGACTTACGGCGAACTCACTAATAATCGTAATTGGTGGGGATTGTCCCTGGCCATGTTACCAGCTTTAGTTAGCGCTATGTGTGCCTGTACCTGGCATTATTTCGACAACGCCCAATCTCTAGAATGGCTGGTAACACTTCAAGCTACCATGACCTTAGTTGGTAATTTTACCCTTTGGGCAGCGGCGTTTTTGATTTGGCGTTCTACCAAATCTCCTGACACTGTTGAACCAAAACCTATTAAATCAGAGCCATGA
- a CDS encoding DUF3593 domain-containing protein: MISKETLFALSLFPYLGFLWFLSRSPQMPRLALYGFYGTLVFVAITIPAGIYAQLHYGESLANVDWLHGGAELFLTLSNILLVLGFGQAVRQLKIKSH, encoded by the coding sequence ATGATTTCTAAAGAAACCCTGTTTGCACTTTCACTGTTTCCCTATTTGGGTTTCTTGTGGTTTCTCAGCCGCAGTCCGCAAATGCCGCGTTTAGCGCTATATGGATTTTACGGTACTCTCGTCTTCGTTGCCATCACCATCCCAGCCGGAATTTACGCCCAATTACATTACGGTGAGTCTTTGGCCAATGTCGATTGGTTGCACGGTGGTGCAGAACTATTTTTGACCCTTTCTAACATCTTGCTGGTGCTGGGTTTTGGACAAGCTGTAAGGCAATTAAAAATCAAAAGTCATTAG
- the hisA gene encoding 1-(5-phosphoribosyl)-5-[(5-phosphoribosylamino)methylideneamino]imidazole-4-carboxamide isomerase, whose translation MDVIPAIDLLEGRCVRLYQGDYDRSQVFSENPVDVAKQWVDQGSTRLHIVDLDGAKAGKVVNLAAIEAIAHAVSIPIEIGGGLRDRTSVQQVFNLGVQWAILGTIAVEQPQLVQQLCEEFPKQIIIGIDARNGKVATRGWLETSEVLATQLAVQMQELGAAAIIYTDIHRDGTLIGPNLEALRELASVISIPIIASGGVSSITDLLSLLALEPQGVTGVIVGRALYTGDILLKEALRAIGPGRIQDIPPNLGFSSFA comes from the coding sequence ATGGATGTAATTCCAGCGATTGATTTACTAGAAGGTCGCTGTGTGCGACTGTATCAGGGAGACTACGATCGCTCGCAAGTTTTTAGCGAAAATCCCGTTGATGTTGCCAAACAGTGGGTAGATCAAGGTTCTACCAGATTGCATATAGTTGATTTAGATGGTGCTAAAGCGGGTAAAGTAGTAAACTTGGCAGCAATTGAAGCGATCGCTCATGCAGTGTCAATACCCATTGAAATTGGTGGAGGATTGCGCGATCGCACCAGCGTGCAACAAGTATTCAATCTAGGCGTACAGTGGGCAATTCTCGGAACCATTGCTGTAGAACAACCCCAGCTAGTACAACAACTGTGTGAAGAATTTCCCAAACAGATTATTATTGGCATTGATGCCCGTAACGGCAAAGTTGCTACTCGCGGGTGGTTAGAAACTTCCGAAGTTTTAGCAACTCAACTGGCTGTACAAATGCAAGAATTGGGTGCAGCCGCCATCATTTATACAGATATTCACCGCGATGGTACTCTCATCGGCCCCAATTTAGAAGCTTTGCGAGAACTTGCATCGGTAATTTCCATCCCGATAATTGCCTCTGGCGGGGTAAGTTCTATCACCGATTTGTTGAGTTTGTTAGCGTTAGAACCTCAAGGCGTGACTGGTGTGATTGTCGGACGTGCCTTGTATACTGGGGATATTTTACTCAAAGAAGCATTACGAGCGATCGGGCCTGGGCGAATTCAGGATATTCCACCCAATCTAGGTTTTTCTAGCTTTGCTTGA
- a CDS encoding winged helix-turn-helix domain-containing protein gives MYTTESTKYPARTDIGQTSRILVVEDEELIQEMLAVALEEEGYGVITAPDGRSAIEYLKSFETNSGEVPFDLIVLDLMLPQINGLDICRLLRHQGNPIPILMLSAKGSETDRVLGLEVGADDYLTKPFSMRELVARCRALLRRQRLSNLPPIPVLKFKDVTLNPQECRVLVRGQEVSLSPKEFRLLELFMSYARRVWSREQLLDQVWGPDFVGDSKTVDVHIRWLREKLEQDPSHPEYIVTVRGFGYRFG, from the coding sequence ATGTATACCACTGAATCGACCAAATACCCTGCCAGAACGGACATTGGGCAAACCAGCCGTATTCTAGTAGTAGAAGATGAAGAATTAATCCAGGAAATGCTAGCTGTAGCCCTGGAAGAGGAAGGTTACGGGGTGATAACTGCCCCCGATGGGCGGTCTGCTATAGAGTATCTCAAAAGTTTTGAAACCAACTCAGGGGAAGTTCCCTTCGATCTGATCGTTCTTGATTTGATGCTACCGCAAATCAATGGGCTAGATATTTGCCGTTTGCTGCGTCATCAAGGCAACCCAATACCTATTTTAATGCTCAGTGCTAAGGGTAGTGAAACTGACCGCGTTCTGGGGTTAGAGGTGGGAGCAGATGACTACCTGACCAAACCTTTTAGTATGCGTGAGTTAGTGGCTCGTTGTCGCGCTTTACTCCGCCGCCAACGCCTAAGTAATTTACCACCAATACCAGTATTAAAATTCAAGGATGTCACCTTGAATCCTCAAGAATGTCGGGTGCTAGTTCGCGGTCAAGAAGTGAGTCTTTCTCCCAAAGAGTTCCGCTTGCTGGAACTGTTTATGAGTTACGCCCGCCGGGTATGGTCGCGAGAACAATTACTAGATCAGGTTTGGGGGCCAGATTTTGTCGGCGATAGTAAAACTGTAGACGTTCATATTCGGTGGTTGCGCGAAAAACTAGAGCAAGACCCCAGTCATCCCGAATATATTGTGACTGTGCGAGGTTTTGGCTATAGGTTTGGATAA
- a CDS encoding sensor histidine kinase yields MLLLGFSLGLAVGIGFWVWQQVQLNRYLGRLLRPLTSHSSKMGLLLIPGLRQEIAMVKQQRQDLQQSLQTYQDLLDFAPVGYLQVDEENQLLWCNRQAQEILYLQRWQPEQIRLLLELVRSYELDHLIEQTRDRQKPQRGEWIFHPSCDDAAEMQTIKSLALRASSLPLPNGQVGVFLENRQPLLDINQARDRSFSDLAHELRTPLTSIRLVVETLQIRLEPPLNRWVNRLMQEVDRLINLVQSWLDLTQMEANPTMQLQAKAVELRSLITSVWETLEPLAQRQHLSLSYSGPENLWIKADKARIFQVFLNLLDNSIKYSSPSTSIHVEAKILSTKDNDGASPILEINLIDSGVGFSEADLPHVFERFYRGDKARTHSPQDSNSIGAIVGNGLGLAIVEQILIAHGGSIKAMNHPETGGAWMQLQFPEVMANSLSQDYS; encoded by the coding sequence ATGCTTTTATTGGGATTTTCTCTGGGTTTAGCGGTAGGCATTGGGTTTTGGGTTTGGCAACAGGTTCAACTTAACCGCTACCTGGGGCGCTTACTCCGACCGTTAACCTCCCATTCCTCCAAGATGGGACTGCTGCTGATTCCTGGGTTGCGGCAGGAAATAGCGATGGTGAAGCAGCAACGGCAAGATTTGCAGCAGTCATTGCAAACTTACCAAGACCTGCTAGATTTTGCACCAGTGGGATATTTGCAGGTGGATGAAGAAAATCAACTGCTGTGGTGCAATCGGCAGGCGCAAGAAATTTTGTATCTGCAAAGGTGGCAACCAGAACAGATACGCTTGTTATTAGAGTTAGTAAGGTCTTACGAACTTGACCATTTAATTGAGCAAACTCGCGATCGCCAAAAACCACAAAGGGGAGAATGGATATTTCATCCATCTTGTGATGATGCAGCAGAGATGCAAACAATAAAATCTCTGGCTTTGCGGGCATCTAGTTTGCCTTTACCCAATGGACAAGTGGGAGTATTTTTAGAAAATCGTCAACCCCTATTAGATATAAATCAAGCACGCGATCGCTCTTTTTCCGATCTAGCCCACGAACTCAGAACGCCCTTAACTTCCATTCGCTTGGTTGTGGAAACGTTACAAATCCGCTTGGAACCACCTCTCAATCGTTGGGTTAACCGTTTGATGCAAGAAGTCGATCGGCTGATTAACTTAGTGCAAAGCTGGTTAGATTTGACCCAAATGGAAGCAAACCCAACCATGCAATTGCAAGCCAAAGCTGTAGAATTGCGATCGCTAATTACATCTGTTTGGGAAACACTAGAACCCTTAGCACAGCGTCAACATCTATCTCTTTCTTATTCTGGCCCAGAAAATCTCTGGATTAAAGCAGATAAAGCCCGGATTTTCCAAGTTTTTCTCAACTTGCTAGACAACAGTATTAAATACAGTTCTCCTTCTACAAGCATTCACGTTGAAGCGAAAATCTTATCAACAAAAGATAATGATGGGGCTTCTCCAATTCTGGAAATAAATCTTATTGATTCTGGAGTTGGGTTTTCTGAAGCAGATTTACCCCACGTTTTTGAGCGATTTTATCGAGGAGATAAGGCGCGAACCCATTCCCCACAAGATAGTAACTCCATCGGCGCGATCGTTGGCAATGGCTTAGGATTAGCGATCGTTGAGCAAATTCTGATCGCCCACGGTGGTTCAATCAAAGCAATGAACCATCCAGAAACTGGGGGTGCGTGGATGCAACTCCAATTTCCTGAAGTTATGGCAAACTCCTTAAGCCAAGACTATAGTTAG
- the phoU gene encoding phosphate signaling complex protein PhoU, which produces MKAVDYTPNPQRPQLARAIRRLERDVLRMGALVEQSFRLSHQALFARNLTAAEELPRLDKKIDRFYRQIESDCTAIMTLQAPTAQDLRCLSAFMQLVRDLERIGDYAEDLAEIAIKIFPYAPHPCLSEIEAMSLHAQAMLATSLKALGDFDEGGGRRLKHLDDTVDDAYDRVYQTLAQQRDVPGVVEPIVLLALAIRCLERMADHATNIGQRVAYIVTGQRS; this is translated from the coding sequence GTGAAAGCTGTCGATTATACTCCCAATCCTCAAAGACCACAACTCGCACGAGCCATTAGGCGCTTAGAACGCGATGTATTACGCATGGGTGCCTTGGTAGAACAATCATTTCGCCTCAGCCACCAAGCGTTATTTGCTCGTAACTTAACAGCAGCTGAGGAACTCCCCCGATTAGATAAAAAGATCGATCGCTTTTATCGTCAAATTGAATCAGACTGTACGGCGATTATGACGCTGCAAGCACCTACGGCTCAAGATTTGCGCTGCTTGAGTGCTTTTATGCAGTTAGTGCGAGACTTAGAGCGCATTGGTGATTATGCTGAGGATTTAGCTGAGATTGCGATTAAAATTTTTCCTTATGCGCCTCATCCGTGTTTATCTGAGATTGAAGCTATGTCCCTTCACGCGCAGGCGATGCTAGCAACTAGCTTGAAGGCTTTAGGAGATTTTGATGAAGGCGGTGGTCGCCGTTTAAAGCACCTAGATGATACTGTAGACGATGCCTACGATCGCGTTTATCAAACTTTAGCCCAACAACGGGATGTGCCTGGTGTAGTCGAGCCAATTGTGCTGTTAGCACTGGCAATTCGTTGTCTAGAACGGATGGCAGATCATGCTACTAATATCGGTCAGAGGGTAGCATATATTGTCACCGGTCAACGCTCTTAA
- a CDS encoding Crp/Fnr family transcriptional regulator — MIYSTTPTSNFSAVSNSSALSGQLPQQIFTRREVIPHQNDVLWRIEYGAVRTLTWSEDGTFITLGYWGLGDLIGYPLSRVKPYQIECLTGVELSIVPPHLWHQDINALLSHIQQAEDLLSIVHQKPISLRLWQFLVWLSEKFGRDVDKGKLIDLNVTHQDIAEVLNTTRVTITRILQQLEEEGTVLRYKRRIILRLPSGKLIKNYGSAVSN; from the coding sequence ATGATATATTCCACAACTCCTACTTCAAATTTCTCTGCCGTGTCAAATAGCTCTGCTTTAAGCGGACAATTACCCCAGCAGATATTTACCCGTAGGGAAGTAATTCCACATCAAAATGACGTACTTTGGCGTATTGAATACGGTGCAGTTCGTACCCTAACGTGGAGTGAAGATGGAACATTCATCACTCTTGGTTATTGGGGATTAGGAGATTTGATTGGCTATCCTTTGTCTAGAGTCAAGCCCTACCAGATTGAATGTCTCACAGGCGTGGAACTAAGCATTGTGCCACCTCATTTGTGGCATCAAGATATTAATGCTTTGTTGTCTCATATTCAACAGGCAGAGGATCTATTAAGCATTGTGCATCAAAAACCTATTTCGCTCCGTTTGTGGCAGTTTTTAGTGTGGTTAAGCGAAAAATTTGGCCGTGATGTAGATAAGGGGAAGCTAATTGATTTAAATGTTACACATCAAGATATTGCTGAAGTTTTAAATACTACACGAGTAACAATTACCCGAATACTACAACAGTTGGAGGAAGAAGGAACAGTTTTACGTTACAAACGCCGCATTATTTTGCGTTTACCAAGTGGTAAGTTAATTAAAAATTATGGTTCCGCAGTATCTAACTAA